The following proteins come from a genomic window of Streptomyces sp. GS7:
- a CDS encoding DEAD/DEAH box helicase produces the protein MVRQREAAVGAPRPPVASPAVRASAAGGDAGLSVAVAECAAVFLPALPPRAGKVAFWRPDGGLLPEVAEGAAGGDGAEPDGAGPGGSGAVPGQLTVARRHGNGARSRTVPALLLSLPEAVPLLVRARHDPAAHPAAACWGAAALQALHLVARGRLLPGLTAEDTDAWRAGPLDPDDVAHLRAVAAAMPAEAYAVPLPGSRPLQLPDPSDLVRHFVDAVVDTLPRTPAAELVAGAPFAATAPQCLPGARAWAAEVASGVDAGVRLSLRLDLAPHQLFDTREDGQPVDAGEDGPPDGDDDGWGRPPGAAGAEERRAAAAVLQVQSLTDPTLVADARQLWEGEGADHFGPRSRVDTLLALRRAARVWAPLTRLLERPVPDVLPLGEEELYELLGEAAPRLGAAGVAVHWPRELARGLTAAAVLRPAPGSAADGFGFFDAGELAQFRWQVAMDGVPLTEAEMDALAEAHRPVVRLRDQWVLVDPELVRKARKRELGYLDPAEALAATLDGTAEVDGEEVEVVPLGALAALRGRLTAPPGPLPQPPGLRATLRDYQLRGMAWLDTMAATGLGGCLADDMGLGKTITVIALHLHRRPTEPVLVVCPASLLGNWQREIERFAPGTPVRRFHGAGRSLDGVAGGFVLTTYGTMRSSAAQLAGLSWAWVVADEAQHVKNPRSSTARALRGIKAPARIALTGTPVENNLSELWALLDWTTPGLLGPLKTFRALHAREVEGGEDPQATERLARLVRPFILRRKKSDPGIAPELPPKTETDHPVPLGREQAALYQAVVRETLARIEAAEGIARRGLVMKLLTALKQICNHPAQYLKEAAPGLAARSGKLELLDELLDTIVAEGGATLVFTQYVGMARLLERHLTTRGISSQLLHGGTPVAEREKMVDRFQAGRVPVFLLSLKAAGTGLNLTRAGHVIHYDRWWNPAVEEQATDRAYRIGQTQPVQVHRLIAEGTVEDNIAQLLAAKRALADAVLSGSESALTELTDAELADLVSLRRPG, from the coding sequence ATGGTGAGGCAGCGGGAGGCGGCGGTAGGGGCGCCCCGACCGCCGGTCGCCTCGCCCGCCGTGCGCGCCTCGGCGGCGGGAGGTGACGCCGGACTTTCCGTGGCCGTGGCGGAGTGTGCCGCAGTGTTCCTGCCCGCCCTCCCGCCGCGCGCCGGGAAGGTCGCCTTCTGGCGGCCCGATGGCGGACTGCTCCCCGAGGTTGCGGAGGGTGCGGCCGGCGGTGACGGGGCGGAGCCGGACGGCGCGGGTCCGGGAGGCTCCGGCGCCGTGCCCGGGCAGCTGACCGTTGCGCGGCGCCACGGTAACGGCGCGCGCAGCCGTACCGTCCCGGCTCTGCTGCTCTCGCTGCCCGAGGCGGTTCCGCTGCTGGTCCGCGCCCGGCATGATCCCGCTGCCCACCCGGCCGCCGCCTGCTGGGGCGCGGCCGCACTCCAGGCTCTGCATCTCGTCGCGCGCGGCAGACTGCTGCCGGGGCTGACCGCCGAGGACACCGACGCCTGGCGCGCCGGACCCCTCGACCCCGACGACGTTGCGCACCTCCGGGCCGTCGCCGCCGCCATGCCCGCCGAGGCGTATGCCGTGCCGCTCCCCGGCAGCCGACCGCTCCAGCTGCCTGATCCGTCCGATCTTGTGCGGCACTTCGTGGACGCCGTCGTCGACACCCTGCCGCGCACGCCCGCAGCCGAGCTGGTGGCCGGGGCTCCGTTCGCCGCGACCGCCCCGCAGTGCCTTCCCGGTGCCCGTGCGTGGGCCGCCGAGGTCGCGTCCGGTGTGGACGCAGGGGTGCGGCTCTCGCTGCGCCTCGACCTCGCGCCCCATCAGCTCTTCGACACCCGGGAGGACGGCCAGCCCGTCGACGCCGGGGAGGACGGCCCACCCGACGGCGATGACGACGGGTGGGGGCGGCCCCCCGGTGCGGCCGGAGCCGAGGAGCGCCGCGCGGCGGCGGCCGTGCTGCAGGTGCAGAGCCTCACCGACCCGACCCTGGTGGCCGACGCCCGTCAGCTCTGGGAGGGCGAGGGGGCCGATCATTTCGGGCCGCGGTCCCGTGTCGACACCCTTCTCGCGCTGCGCCGCGCCGCCCGCGTCTGGGCCCCGCTCACCCGCCTCCTGGAGCGGCCGGTGCCCGACGTACTGCCGCTCGGTGAGGAGGAGTTGTACGAGCTGCTGGGGGAGGCCGCGCCGCGGCTGGGCGCCGCCGGTGTGGCCGTCCACTGGCCCAGGGAGCTGGCCCGGGGGCTGACCGCGGCGGCGGTGCTCCGGCCCGCGCCGGGCTCGGCCGCGGACGGCTTCGGATTCTTCGACGCCGGCGAACTGGCCCAGTTCCGCTGGCAGGTGGCGATGGACGGCGTCCCGCTCACCGAGGCGGAGATGGACGCGCTGGCCGAGGCGCACCGCCCCGTCGTACGGCTGCGCGACCAGTGGGTTCTGGTCGACCCGGAGCTCGTCCGCAAGGCGCGCAAGCGCGAACTGGGCTACCTGGACCCGGCCGAAGCGCTTGCGGCGACGCTTGACGGCACCGCGGAGGTGGACGGCGAGGAGGTCGAAGTGGTGCCCCTGGGGGCCCTTGCCGCGCTGCGCGGGCGCCTCACCGCTCCGCCGGGCCCGCTGCCGCAGCCGCCCGGGCTGCGGGCGACGCTGCGCGACTACCAACTCCGCGGCATGGCCTGGCTCGACACCATGGCCGCCACCGGCCTCGGCGGCTGTCTCGCCGACGACATGGGCCTGGGCAAGACCATCACCGTCATCGCGCTCCACCTGCACCGCCGGCCCACCGAGCCCGTCCTCGTCGTCTGCCCCGCCTCGCTGCTCGGCAACTGGCAGCGCGAGATCGAGCGGTTCGCCCCCGGCACTCCGGTGCGCCGCTTCCACGGCGCCGGCCGCAGCCTCGACGGCGTGGCCGGCGGCTTCGTGCTGACGACCTACGGGACGATGCGCAGCAGCGCCGCCCAACTGGCCGGCCTTTCCTGGGCATGGGTGGTCGCCGATGAGGCGCAGCACGTGAAGAACCCGCGGTCGTCGACCGCCAGGGCGCTGCGCGGCATCAAGGCCCCGGCGCGGATCGCCCTCACCGGCACGCCCGTCGAGAACAACCTCTCCGAGTTGTGGGCCCTGCTGGATTGGACCACGCCTGGGCTCCTCGGCCCCCTGAAGACGTTCCGCGCGCTGCACGCCAGGGAGGTCGAGGGCGGCGAGGACCCGCAGGCGACGGAGCGACTGGCCAGGCTGGTGCGGCCGTTCATCCTGCGCCGCAAGAAATCCGACCCGGGCATCGCGCCCGAACTCCCGCCCAAGACCGAGACGGACCACCCGGTTCCGCTGGGCCGCGAACAGGCCGCGCTGTATCAGGCCGTCGTCCGCGAGACGCTCGCCCGGATCGAGGCCGCCGAGGGCATCGCGCGGCGCGGCCTGGTCATGAAACTGCTCACCGCCCTCAAACAGATCTGCAACCACCCCGCGCAGTATCTGAAAGAGGCCGCCCCCGGGCTCGCGGCCCGCTCCGGGAAGCTCGAGCTCCTCGACGAACTCCTGGACACGATCGTCGCCGAGGGCGGCGCCACGTTGGTCTTCACCCAGTACGTGGGCATGGCGCGGCTGCTCGAACGCCATCTCACCACCCGCGGGATCTCCAGCCAACTCCTGCACGGCGGCACCCCGGTGGCCGAGCGGGAGAAGATGGTCGACCGCTTCCAGGCGGGCCGGGTGCCGGTCTTCCTGCTGTCCCTGAAGGCGGCGGGCACCGGCCTGAACCTCACCCGCGCCGGACATGTGATCCACTACGACCGCTGGTGGAACCCGGCGGTGGAGGAGCAGGCCACCGACCGCGCCTACCGCATCGGCCAGACCCAGCCCGTCCAGGTCCACCGGCTGATCGCCGAGGGCACCGTCGAGGACAACATCGCCCAACTCCTCGCCGCCAAGCGGGCGCTCGCGGACGCCGTGCTCTCCGGGAGCGAGAGCGCGCTCACCGAGCTGACCGATGCCGAACTGGCCGATCTCGTGTCCTTGAGGAGGCCCGGATGA
- a CDS encoding helicase-associated domain-containing protein, giving the protein MEGLDTLTRSLAQRTPEQLAALLTRHAEPLARRPAPTQLRGLATALWSYETLHHLVLHLDHPRLQVLATTARISQERAGRDAPAPAAPAPGADYQSLMAHRLSFPQLATEPVPPEDVYAALGAAAPGPERSAAEAALESLYADGIAAPGEEGAVVVPPRVAQLLAAHDLGPFAAHAPMPVPDDAPGHRDRPGVPAPRTSPHDESQTAAAHLATTLERLLASLAEQPAALRKSGGLTLREIKRLAKAAGTTEPHTRLLLDLALAADLIALTRSPSGITALPTGAYDDWLGSPPGERLAPVLAAWSGLWAVPTHTPFGETPTALVRGHDRHAPALRYALLAALADVPPGAGAPLPPLPPTESPEQEDARAALRHLLRAADWHRPLGVTEQPMAEERAAHTLHEAAHLGLIAHGTLTPLGRALLTDPRSLEEPLRDLLPPPLEQAHFQADLTAVVPGRPAAALAELLASAADIESESHAVTWRFTPASVRRALDTGHTADTLDDALTTVSATGTLPQPLGYLLQDTARTHGRMRVLPAACCIRSDDEALVGELAAHRALRQLGLRAIAPTVLVSSRPPAATLDALRAAGYAPALESDTGTTTVERLPRHRTKAPSPTRDPGAPLLLARRLLGLPAEPQEAARTGGG; this is encoded by the coding sequence GTGGAAGGTCTCGACACACTCACCCGATCCCTCGCGCAGCGCACCCCCGAGCAGCTCGCCGCACTCCTCACCCGCCACGCCGAGCCGCTCGCCCGCCGCCCGGCCCCCACCCAACTGCGTGGCCTGGCCACCGCGTTGTGGTCGTACGAGACCCTTCACCACCTGGTGCTGCACCTCGACCACCCCCGCCTGCAGGTGCTCGCCACCACCGCCCGCATCAGCCAGGAGCGCGCCGGCCGTGACGCCCCCGCGCCCGCCGCCCCCGCCCCGGGTGCCGACTATCAGTCCCTGATGGCGCACCGGCTGTCCTTCCCGCAGCTGGCCACCGAACCGGTTCCGCCTGAGGACGTGTACGCCGCGCTCGGGGCCGCCGCACCCGGCCCCGAGCGGAGCGCCGCCGAAGCCGCCCTCGAATCCCTCTACGCCGACGGGATCGCCGCGCCCGGCGAGGAGGGCGCCGTCGTCGTCCCGCCGCGCGTCGCGCAGCTCCTGGCCGCCCACGACCTGGGGCCGTTCGCCGCGCACGCCCCGATGCCGGTCCCCGACGACGCCCCCGGGCACCGCGACCGCCCCGGGGTGCCCGCCCCGCGGACCTCCCCGCACGACGAGTCCCAGACCGCCGCCGCACACCTGGCCACCACCCTGGAGCGCCTCCTCGCCTCCCTGGCCGAGCAGCCCGCCGCACTGCGCAAATCAGGCGGCCTCACCCTCCGCGAGATCAAACGCCTGGCCAAGGCCGCCGGCACCACCGAACCGCACACCCGCCTCCTCCTCGACCTCGCCCTCGCCGCCGACCTGATCGCGCTGACCCGCAGCCCGTCAGGGATCACCGCACTCCCCACCGGCGCCTACGACGACTGGCTCGGCAGCCCGCCGGGCGAACGCCTCGCTCCCGTACTGGCCGCCTGGTCCGGCCTCTGGGCCGTCCCCACCCACACCCCGTTCGGCGAGACCCCGACGGCCCTGGTCCGCGGACACGACCGGCACGCCCCCGCCCTCCGGTACGCCCTCCTGGCAGCCCTCGCCGACGTCCCCCCGGGCGCCGGAGCCCCGCTGCCGCCCCTGCCGCCCACGGAATCCCCGGAGCAGGAGGACGCCCGCGCCGCGCTGCGGCATCTCCTGCGCGCGGCGGACTGGCACCGTCCGCTCGGCGTCACCGAGCAGCCGATGGCCGAGGAGCGCGCCGCCCACACCCTCCACGAAGCGGCCCACCTCGGGCTCATCGCCCACGGCACCCTCACCCCCCTGGGCCGGGCCCTGCTCACCGACCCGCGGTCCCTCGAAGAGCCGCTGCGCGACCTGCTGCCGCCGCCCCTCGAACAGGCCCACTTCCAGGCCGATCTGACCGCCGTCGTCCCCGGCCGCCCCGCCGCCGCGCTCGCCGAACTGCTCGCCTCCGCGGCCGACATCGAGTCCGAAAGCCACGCCGTGACCTGGCGCTTCACCCCCGCCTCGGTACGCCGGGCACTGGACACCGGCCACACCGCCGACACCCTCGACGACGCCCTCACCACCGTCTCGGCGACCGGCACCCTGCCCCAGCCCCTCGGCTACCTCCTCCAGGACACCGCCCGCACCCACGGCCGGATGCGGGTGCTGCCCGCCGCCTGCTGCATCCGCTCCGACGACGAAGCCCTGGTCGGCGAACTCGCCGCGCACCGCGCCCTGCGGCAGCTCGGGCTGCGCGCCATCGCCCCGACCGTGCTGGTCAGCAGCCGCCCCCCGGCCGCCACGCTGGACGCGTTGCGCGCCGCCGGCTACGCACCCGCCCTGGAATCCGACACCGGCACCACCACCGTCGAGCGACTGCCCAGACACCGCACCAAGGCACCCTCCCCCACGCGCGATCCGGGCGCCCCGCTCCTCCTGGCCCGGCGGCTCCTGGGGCTCCCGGCGGAGCCCCAGGAGGCCGCCCGGACTGGAGGCGGCTGA
- a CDS encoding NB-ARC domain-containing protein — protein sequence MGDDGAGDSRVRNDFGGTAHGPVIQAEVIEGGVHIQTERPATPVPRQVPTASGQFVDREPVMAAINGWVGDGGGVAVLSGLPGVGKSAAVRKWAQEERGRFPGGEFYVDFAELRAQAGGDVSAGVIRCLRALGVEDCYLHGTLGELTAMLRTRTADKRVLMVLDDVTEPAQVRALVPGAPDSVVLATSQAVLGELVGAAHLMPVEPLAPEHGLQLLRRLCGEERIAAAEEGAAERIVASCGGLPVALEVAAARLVMHPRLPVAALADELADDRRRLDALRRGRERTVSAVFGVAYAGLPEDVALLYRLLGLYPGRRWDAETAAAAAGTEAAAAAERLDVLESASLVTVAADGRYEFHDLVRLHAREQAAQDVCEDERTAVVRRTVDHLLTRAAQADLAVMGRRMRIGTYVDRLDETDRTTAFGSREEALDWLDVWRGELLSAQQAAAGHAWHRQVAELAEALTALFLNRRYLNDWVKSGDLGARHAAADGNPAAEARLRALLSRPLMDRDELRRARKELDTAVQRADASGHTLLRASVREFSGRYWDRCDPARAITTYEEAMTYYRAAGDARGIAIGLYFMGCAQHAAGRTDEAHTTLQDAHARFLAIDDRRMGARALAALGGVRRDLGRGEEAVAALEEAVRMLRERGAVHYEAQVCETLAELAEERGDRARWRRYVTRAWEIYEAGGGPRAVELRRRLAEADGMDPAQGGEEAGG from the coding sequence GTGGGAGACGACGGGGCGGGCGACAGCCGGGTACGGAACGATTTCGGCGGGACGGCACACGGGCCGGTGATACAGGCCGAGGTGATCGAGGGCGGTGTGCACATCCAGACGGAGCGCCCCGCAACCCCGGTGCCACGGCAGGTGCCGACGGCTTCGGGGCAATTCGTCGACCGCGAGCCGGTCATGGCGGCCATCAACGGCTGGGTGGGCGACGGCGGCGGAGTGGCGGTGCTCAGCGGGCTGCCCGGAGTGGGCAAGAGCGCGGCCGTGCGGAAATGGGCACAGGAGGAGCGCGGGCGCTTCCCCGGGGGCGAGTTCTACGTCGACTTCGCCGAACTGCGCGCGCAGGCAGGAGGCGATGTCTCCGCCGGCGTGATCCGGTGCTTGCGGGCGCTCGGCGTCGAGGACTGCTATCTGCACGGGACGCTGGGCGAGTTGACCGCGATGCTCCGCACCAGGACGGCGGACAAACGGGTGCTCATGGTGCTGGACGATGTGACCGAGCCCGCGCAGGTCCGGGCACTCGTGCCGGGCGCCCCCGACAGCGTCGTGCTCGCCACGAGCCAGGCCGTGCTCGGCGAGCTGGTAGGGGCGGCCCACCTCATGCCGGTCGAACCACTGGCACCGGAGCACGGACTGCAACTGCTCCGCCGGCTGTGCGGGGAGGAGCGCATCGCCGCGGCCGAGGAGGGCGCCGCCGAGCGGATCGTGGCGAGCTGCGGCGGGCTGCCGGTGGCACTGGAGGTCGCCGCCGCGCGCCTGGTGATGCATCCACGTTTGCCCGTCGCGGCACTGGCCGATGAATTGGCAGATGACCGGCGCCGGTTGGACGCCCTGCGCCGGGGAAGGGAGCGCACCGTGTCCGCTGTGTTCGGGGTCGCCTACGCCGGACTGCCCGAGGACGTCGCGCTGCTGTACCGGCTGCTGGGGCTGTATCCCGGACGTCGCTGGGACGCCGAGACGGCCGCCGCCGCAGCCGGGACGGAGGCCGCCGCGGCAGCCGAACGGCTCGACGTCCTGGAGTCCGCGAGCCTGGTCACGGTGGCGGCCGACGGACGCTACGAGTTCCACGACCTGGTCCGGCTGCACGCCCGCGAACAGGCCGCCCAGGACGTGTGCGAGGACGAGCGCACCGCGGTCGTCCGCCGCACCGTGGACCATCTGCTCACCCGCGCCGCCCAGGCCGACCTGGCCGTCATGGGCCGCCGGATGCGCATCGGCACCTACGTCGACCGGCTGGACGAGACGGACCGGACGACCGCCTTCGGCAGCCGGGAGGAGGCGCTGGACTGGCTCGACGTCTGGCGCGGCGAACTGCTGTCCGCGCAGCAGGCCGCCGCCGGCCACGCCTGGCACCGTCAGGTCGCGGAACTGGCCGAGGCCCTGACCGCGCTCTTCCTCAACCGCAGATACCTCAACGACTGGGTCAAGAGCGGAGATCTGGGGGCCCGGCACGCCGCGGCGGACGGCAATCCGGCCGCCGAAGCCCGGCTGCGGGCGCTGCTGTCCCGCCCGCTGATGGACCGCGACGAACTGCGCCGCGCCCGCAAGGAACTGGACACGGCCGTCCAGCGTGCCGACGCGTCCGGGCACACGCTGCTGCGCGCATCCGTCCGCGAGTTCTCCGGCCGCTACTGGGACCGCTGCGATCCGGCCCGCGCCATCACCACCTACGAGGAGGCGATGACGTACTACCGCGCCGCGGGCGACGCACGCGGCATCGCCATCGGCCTGTATTTCATGGGCTGCGCACAGCACGCCGCCGGCCGCACCGACGAAGCGCACACCACCCTCCAGGACGCCCACGCCCGGTTCCTGGCCATCGACGACCGCCGGATGGGAGCGCGAGCGCTGGCCGCCCTCGGGGGCGTGCGACGCGACCTGGGGCGGGGCGAGGAGGCGGTGGCGGCGCTGGAGGAGGCCGTGCGCATGCTGCGGGAGCGCGGCGCCGTCCACTATGAGGCGCAGGTGTGCGAGACGCTGGCGGAACTGGCCGAGGAGCGCGGCGACCGGGCGCGGTGGCGGCGGTATGTGACGCGGGCGTGGGAGATATACGAGGCGGGCGGCGGGCCGCGCGCGGTGGAGCTGCGCCGCAGGCTGGCCGAGGCCGACGGCATGGATCCCGCGCAGGGGGGAGAGGAGGCGGGCGGCTAG
- a CDS encoding SWIM zinc finger family protein: MSPVFQGRPGAPRRTAAADLPARADRSRTFPPLPDRTAAGEPFAVSWWGGAWLAALESTALDGARLARGRTYAQDGHVDTINITPGRILATVRGSRPRPYSAEIRLGTLPEAGWDALLDAVAAEPAHLTALLAKQLPRALAEAEKGLLPGPGDLVPRCSCPDHGRPCKHAAALCFQVARLLDADPFVLLLMRGRGERELLDELSRRHTAHTARESRTQTVLMATPLPGGGASAAARSAVGPGPAAGRTGAAGPAGAVVPGPLPTATEEAGQAAAAASAPRGVLAREALADRPRPPLPPPPAVPSDPGQPPALPDADGLPFHAATLEFLAADAVARAHACVTAAGAPAAGGARPTAPGPYPALPPWEDAVRLAATAHPTAGLTATTRALYRDLAATTGRKPADVARSVAAWRQGGRAGLAVLEATWNPPAGDFDRARSALLSAGLPALRPRHNHLTAPDRGIQLRFGHDHRWYPYESEPGAEDWWPAGPADPDPVGALTSLVER, from the coding sequence ATGAGTCCTGTCTTCCAGGGACGTCCCGGCGCCCCGCGGCGCACCGCCGCGGCGGACCTGCCCGCCCGCGCGGACCGTTCGCGCACGTTCCCGCCGCTGCCGGACCGCACCGCTGCCGGGGAGCCGTTCGCCGTGTCCTGGTGGGGCGGCGCCTGGCTGGCGGCGCTGGAGAGCACCGCACTCGACGGTGCCCGGCTCGCCCGCGGCCGGACCTACGCCCAGGACGGCCATGTGGACACGATCAACATCACCCCGGGGCGCATCCTGGCGACCGTACGGGGCAGCCGGCCCCGGCCGTACAGTGCCGAGATCCGCCTGGGGACGCTCCCCGAAGCGGGCTGGGACGCCCTCCTGGACGCCGTCGCCGCGGAGCCCGCGCACCTCACCGCCCTGCTGGCCAAGCAGCTGCCCCGCGCGCTGGCGGAGGCGGAGAAGGGGCTTCTCCCGGGGCCGGGCGACCTGGTGCCCCGGTGTTCCTGCCCCGACCACGGCAGGCCCTGCAAGCACGCAGCGGCGCTCTGCTTCCAGGTGGCCCGTCTGCTGGACGCCGACCCGTTCGTCCTGCTGCTGATGCGCGGCCGCGGCGAGCGGGAACTCCTCGACGAGCTCTCGCGCCGGCACACCGCCCACACCGCGCGGGAGAGCCGGACCCAGACCGTCCTCATGGCGACGCCGCTGCCCGGAGGCGGTGCATCCGCTGCCGCTCGCTCAGCGGTGGGACCGGGGCCGGCGGCCGGCCGGACGGGGGCGGCCGGGCCTGCCGGCGCGGTGGTGCCGGGCCCGCTCCCCACGGCCACGGAGGAGGCCGGGCAGGCCGCAGCGGCGGCATCGGCACCCCGCGGTGTCCTCGCCCGGGAAGCCCTGGCGGACCGCCCCAGGCCGCCGCTCCCGCCGCCCCCGGCGGTGCCGTCGGACCCCGGCCAACCGCCGGCCCTCCCGGACGCCGACGGGCTCCCGTTCCACGCGGCCACCCTCGAATTCCTGGCCGCCGACGCCGTGGCCCGCGCCCATGCCTGCGTCACCGCCGCCGGAGCCCCGGCCGCCGGGGGCGCGCGCCCGACCGCCCCCGGCCCCTATCCGGCGCTGCCCCCGTGGGAGGACGCCGTCCGCCTGGCCGCGACCGCCCACCCCACCGCCGGACTGACCGCCACCACCCGGGCCCTCTACCGCGACCTCGCGGCGACGACCGGCCGTAAGCCCGCGGACGTCGCCCGCTCCGTCGCCGCCTGGCGGCAGGGCGGCCGTGCGGGCCTCGCCGTGCTGGAGGCCACCTGGAACCCCCCGGCAGGCGACTTCGACCGCGCCCGCAGCGCGCTGCTGTCCGCCGGCCTGCCCGCCCTGCGCCCGCGCCACAACCACCTCACCGCCCCCGACCGCGGCATCCAGCTGCGCTTCGGCCACGACCACCGCTGGTACCCCTACGAATCCGAGCCCGGAGCCGAGGACTGGTGGCCCGCCGGGCCCGCGGACCCCGACCCCGTAGGCGCGCTGACCTCCCTGGTGGAGCGATGA
- a CDS encoding RNA ligase (ATP) yields MSTLRVTVEELTIHEHPHADALELAQVGLYRAVVAKGAYRTGDFAVYVPEQAVLPEELVAELGLTGKLAGSAANRVKAIRLRGELSQGVVCRPRALAGVDLAQAHRSGTDFAVRLGIVKWVPPVPISMSGAVEPAPDLLPWIDIENLKRYPAVFAEGEPVAVTEKVHGTACCLTYRAGDGGVLVTSKGLGAQRLALTEDPGNLYWRAVRGHGVARVAADIAQELGASRVGVYGEVYGDGVQDLGYGADSRRGTPAYAVFDVAVETGGRVRWLDPQELTAVLDGRLPVVPTLFSGPYDARRVMELAEGRETLSGRAVHIREGVVVRTLEDRYSAELGGRAIAKVVGGAYLTRKGGTEYE; encoded by the coding sequence ATGTCGACGCTGCGCGTCACGGTCGAGGAACTGACGATTCACGAGCATCCCCATGCCGATGCGCTGGAGTTGGCGCAGGTGGGGCTGTACCGCGCGGTCGTCGCCAAGGGCGCCTACCGGACGGGCGACTTCGCCGTGTACGTACCCGAGCAGGCGGTGCTTCCGGAGGAGCTGGTGGCCGAACTGGGCCTGACCGGCAAGCTCGCCGGATCCGCGGCCAACCGGGTCAAGGCGATCCGGCTGCGCGGCGAGCTGTCGCAGGGCGTCGTCTGCCGCCCCCGGGCGCTGGCGGGCGTGGATCTGGCGCAGGCGCACCGGAGCGGGACCGATTTCGCGGTGAGGCTCGGGATCGTGAAGTGGGTGCCGCCGGTGCCGATTTCGATGAGCGGGGCAGTCGAGCCGGCGCCCGATCTGCTGCCGTGGATCGATATCGAGAACCTGAAGCGGTATCCGGCGGTGTTTGCCGAGGGGGAGCCGGTGGCGGTGACGGAGAAGGTGCACGGTACGGCCTGCTGCCTGACCTACCGCGCCGGGGACGGCGGCGTACTGGTGACGTCCAAGGGGCTGGGTGCGCAGCGGCTGGCGCTGACCGAGGATCCCGGGAACCTGTACTGGCGGGCGGTGCGCGGGCACGGCGTCGCCCGGGTCGCGGCGGACATCGCGCAGGAGTTGGGGGCGTCGCGGGTCGGCGTCTACGGCGAGGTGTACGGGGACGGCGTCCAGGACCTCGGGTACGGCGCGGACAGCCGCCGTGGCACGCCCGCGTACGCGGTCTTCGACGTCGCGGTGGAGACCGGTGGGCGGGTGCGCTGGCTGGATCCGCAGGAGCTGACGGCGGTGCTGGACGGCCGGCTTCCGGTGGTGCCGACGCTGTTCAGCGGTCCGTATGACGCGCGGCGGGTGATGGAGCTGGCCGAGGGCCGCGAGACGCTGTCGGGACGGGCGGTGCACATCCGGGAGGGTGTGGTGGTCCGAACGCTGGAGGACCGCTACAGCGCGGAGTTGGGCGGTCGGGCCATCGCCAAGGTGGTGGGCGGGGCGTATCTGACCCGCAAGGGCGGCACGGAGTACGAGTAG